A stretch of the Pseudomonas helvetica genome encodes the following:
- a CDS encoding acyl-CoA dehydrogenase, whose product MLLLWILVLVVGIAWLAHRRIAPLPALGIVAVYLLAMGIFSHARGWLLLIFWIVLAVVAAPLLLPDLRRKYFSAPLFNWFQKTLPPMSQTERDAIDAGTVWWDGELFSGRPDWNKLLSYPKAQLSEEEQAFIDGPTEELCAMVSDWQIGQAMDLPAEAWAHIKQNGFFALIIPKEFGGKGFSAYAHSQVAMKLATRSGDLASTVMVPNSLGPAELLLHYGTDEQRNHYLPRLARGDDIPCFALTGPLAGSDAGAMPDTGVICKGEWEGQEVLGLRLNWEKRYITLGPVATLLGLAFKAYDPDHLLGDEEDLGISLALIPTDTAGVDIGRRHLPLGAAFMNGPNSGKDVFVPLDFLIGGQEMLGKGWMMLMNCLSVGRSISLPAVGTGAAKFTSLVTGQYAQVREQFNVPLSAFEGIQEALARIGGNAWMMDAARMLTANAVDLGEKPSVLSAILKYHLTERGRECISHAMDVHGGKAIIMGPNNYLGRSWQGAPIFITVEGANILSRNLMIFGQGAIRCHPFVLKEMALAGREDKDQALKEFDGLLLKHIGFAVSNAASTLVLNLGFGHFEQVPGDKLSQGYFRALNRQAAAFALLADLSMMLLGGELKRRERLSARLGDVLSNLYLASAALKRYHDLDSPEHMAPLFTWAMEESLGQSERALDELLSNFPSKVLGCLMRVIVFPFGRRHKGPSDTLGAEVAAVIGRAKGDPTLEELLGGCYRPQSVDDPVGALQHACNLLSAAQPLQKKMHFALKSGQFKPGAGEHVIDAALEAGVLQAAEAHTLHEAETARRKVIDVDDFSKEQLELAQGKTR is encoded by the coding sequence ATGCTGTTGTTGTGGATACTGGTTCTGGTGGTCGGGATTGCCTGGCTGGCTCACCGCCGCATCGCGCCCCTGCCCGCCCTGGGTATCGTGGCGGTCTATCTGCTGGCGATGGGAATCTTCAGCCACGCTCGAGGCTGGCTGCTGCTGATTTTCTGGATCGTGCTGGCCGTCGTCGCGGCGCCACTGCTGCTGCCCGACCTGCGGCGCAAATATTTCAGTGCCCCATTGTTCAACTGGTTCCAGAAAACCCTACCGCCAATGTCGCAAACCGAACGCGACGCCATCGATGCCGGCACCGTCTGGTGGGATGGCGAGCTGTTCAGCGGGCGTCCGGACTGGAACAAACTGCTGTCCTATCCCAAAGCGCAGTTGAGCGAAGAAGAACAGGCGTTCATCGATGGCCCGACCGAGGAGCTCTGCGCCATGGTCAGCGACTGGCAGATCGGCCAGGCGATGGACCTGCCGGCCGAGGCTTGGGCGCACATCAAGCAGAATGGTTTTTTTGCCCTGATCATCCCGAAGGAGTTCGGCGGCAAGGGATTTTCCGCCTACGCCCACTCGCAAGTGGCGATGAAACTGGCCACCCGCAGCGGCGACCTGGCATCGACCGTGATGGTGCCCAACTCCCTCGGCCCGGCCGAACTGTTGCTGCATTACGGCACCGATGAACAACGCAACCATTACCTGCCCCGTCTGGCGCGTGGCGACGACATCCCGTGTTTCGCGTTGACCGGCCCGCTGGCCGGCTCCGATGCGGGCGCTATGCCTGACACCGGGGTGATCTGCAAAGGTGAATGGGAAGGCCAGGAAGTCCTGGGGCTGCGGCTGAACTGGGAAAAACGCTACATCACCCTCGGCCCGGTCGCCACCCTGCTCGGCCTGGCGTTCAAGGCTTATGACCCGGATCATCTGCTGGGTGACGAGGAAGACCTTGGCATCAGCCTCGCGTTGATCCCGACCGACACCGCCGGTGTGGACATCGGTCGACGCCACCTGCCCCTCGGCGCCGCGTTCATGAACGGCCCGAACTCCGGCAAGGACGTATTCGTGCCGTTGGACTTCCTCATCGGCGGCCAGGAGATGCTCGGCAAAGGCTGGATGATGCTGATGAATTGCCTGTCGGTCGGGCGTTCTATTTCGCTGCCGGCAGTCGGCACCGGGGCGGCCAAGTTCACCAGTCTGGTGACCGGCCAATACGCTCAGGTTCGCGAGCAATTCAACGTGCCGCTGTCGGCCTTCGAAGGGATTCAGGAAGCGCTGGCACGTATCGGCGGCAACGCCTGGATGATGGACGCCGCGCGGATGCTCACCGCCAACGCGGTGGATCTCGGCGAGAAACCTTCGGTGCTCTCGGCGATTCTCAAGTATCACCTCACCGAACGCGGTCGCGAATGCATCAGCCACGCCATGGACGTACATGGCGGCAAGGCGATCATCATGGGCCCCAACAACTACCTCGGGCGCAGCTGGCAAGGCGCGCCGATCTTCATCACGGTGGAAGGCGCGAACATCCTTTCGCGCAACCTGATGATCTTTGGTCAAGGCGCGATCCGTTGCCATCCGTTCGTGCTCAAGGAAATGGCCCTCGCCGGCCGTGAAGACAAGGACCAGGCACTGAAGGAGTTCGACGGCCTGCTGCTCAAGCACATCGGTTTCGCCGTGAGCAACGCCGCCAGCACGTTGGTACTGAACCTCGGCTTCGGGCATTTCGAACAGGTACCTGGAGACAAACTCAGCCAGGGCTACTTCCGCGCCCTCAACCGTCAGGCCGCGGCATTTGCCCTGCTCGCTGACCTGAGCATGATGCTGCTGGGCGGTGAACTGAAACGTCGCGAGCGTCTGTCGGCCCGACTCGGCGATGTGCTGAGCAACTTGTACCTGGCCTCCGCCGCCCTCAAGCGTTACCACGACCTCGATTCCCCCGAACACATGGCGCCGCTGTTTACCTGGGCCATGGAAGAGAGTCTCGGCCAGTCGGAACGGGCGCTGGATGAACTGCTGAGCAACTTCCCGAGCAAGGTCCTGGGTTGCCTGATGCGAGTCATCGTGTTCCCGTTCGGTCGCCGTCACAAAGGGCCGTCGGACACACTCGGCGCCGAAGTGGCAGCGGTCATTGGCCGTGCCAAAGGCGATCCGACGCTCGAAGAGTTGCTGGGGGGATGTTACCGGCCACAATCAGTCGATGACCCGGTTGGTGCCCTGCAACATGCCTGCAACTTGCTGAGCGCCGCCCAACCGCTGCAGAAAAAAATGCACTTTGCGCTCAAGAGCGGGCAGTTCAAACCGGGTGCCGGGGAGCACGTCATCGACGCCGCCCTGGAGGCCGGCGTGCTGCAAGCCGCAGAAGCACATACCCTGCATGAGGCCGAAACCGCGCGGCGCAAAGTGATCGACGTCGATGACTTTTCCAAGGAGCAACTTGAACTGGCGCAGGGCAAGACCCGCTAA
- a CDS encoding ABC transporter permease, giving the protein MSSELKPNLVALNTIVYREVRRFTRIWPQTLLPPAITMVLYFVIFGNLIGRQIGDMGGFTYMEYIVPGLIMMSVITNAYGNVVSSFFGSKFQRSIEELMVSPVSPHTILIGYTVGGVLRGLAVGVIVTLLSLFFTHLQVHHLGITLLVVLLTATIFSLLGFINAVFARNFDDISIIPTFVLTPLTYLGGVFYSISLLPPFWQTVSLANPVLHMVNAFRYGILGVSDIKISIAITFMLVATVVLYIGCARLLVSGRGMRT; this is encoded by the coding sequence ATGAGTTCCGAACTGAAACCCAACCTCGTTGCGCTCAATACCATTGTTTATCGAGAGGTCCGGCGTTTTACCCGGATCTGGCCGCAGACCCTGCTGCCGCCAGCCATCACCATGGTTCTGTACTTTGTGATCTTCGGTAATCTGATTGGCCGGCAAATCGGTGATATGGGTGGCTTCACCTATATGGAATACATCGTGCCGGGCTTGATCATGATGTCGGTGATCACCAACGCCTACGGCAACGTGGTCTCAAGCTTTTTCGGCAGCAAATTCCAACGCTCCATCGAAGAACTGATGGTTTCACCGGTTTCGCCGCACACCATCCTGATCGGCTACACCGTGGGCGGAGTGCTGCGTGGCCTGGCGGTGGGGGTGATCGTGACGCTGCTTTCGCTGTTCTTCACTCACCTGCAAGTGCACCATTTGGGGATTACCCTGCTGGTGGTGCTGCTGACGGCAACGATCTTTTCGCTACTGGGTTTCATCAACGCGGTTTTTGCACGCAACTTCGACGATATTTCGATTATCCCGACGTTCGTGCTGACGCCGTTGACCTACCTGGGCGGGGTGTTTTATTCGATCAGCCTGCTGCCACCGTTCTGGCAGACCGTGTCGCTGGCCAACCCGGTGCTGCACATGGTCAACGCTTTCCGTTACGGCATCCTCGGCGTTTCGGACATCAAGATCAGCATCGCCATTACCTTCATGCTGGTGGCAACCGTGGTGCTGTACATCGGTTGCGCGCGGTTGCTGGTCAGCGGACGCGGGATGCGCACCTAA
- a CDS encoding ABC transporter ATP-binding protein: MSSALSIRQLTKTYGNGFQALSGIDLDVAEGDFFALLGPNGAGKSTTIGILSTLVNKTSGTVNIFGHDLDRDPAGLKRCIGVVPQEFNFNQFEKTFDIVVTQAGYYGIPPKIAKERAEQYLTQLGLWDKRDVPSRSLSGGMKRRLMIARALVHEPRLLILDEPTAGVDIELRRSMWTFLTELNQKGITIILTTHYLEEAEQLCRNIGIIDHGTIVENTSMRNLLSQLHVETFLLDLKNDMTVAPQLIGYPTRLVDSHTLEVQVDKAVGITALFGQLAMQNIEVLSLRNKTNRLEELFVSLVEKNLAKVAV, encoded by the coding sequence ATGAGTTCTGCTCTGTCCATCCGGCAGCTAACCAAAACCTACGGCAACGGTTTCCAGGCCTTGAGTGGTATCGATCTGGATGTCGCCGAAGGTGACTTTTTCGCCTTGCTCGGCCCCAACGGCGCCGGCAAATCCACGACCATCGGCATTCTCTCGACCCTGGTGAACAAGACCAGCGGAACGGTGAATATCTTTGGCCACGACCTGGACCGCGACCCGGCGGGGCTCAAGCGCTGCATCGGCGTGGTGCCGCAGGAATTCAACTTTAACCAGTTTGAAAAGACCTTCGACATCGTCGTGACCCAGGCCGGTTACTACGGTATCCCGCCCAAAATCGCCAAGGAACGCGCTGAGCAATACCTGACTCAGCTCGGCCTGTGGGACAAGCGCGATGTGCCGTCACGCTCACTGTCGGGCGGCATGAAGCGTCGACTGATGATTGCGCGTGCGCTGGTGCATGAACCGCGCCTGCTGATCCTCGACGAACCGACTGCCGGCGTGGACATCGAACTGCGTCGCTCGATGTGGACTTTCCTCACCGAGCTGAACCAGAAAGGCATCACCATCATCCTCACCACGCATTACCTGGAAGAGGCTGAGCAGCTGTGCCGCAACATCGGCATCATCGACCACGGCACCATCGTCGAAAACACCAGCATGCGTAACCTGCTCAGCCAGCTGCATGTCGAGACGTTCCTGCTGGACCTGAAGAACGACATGACGGTGGCGCCGCAGTTGATCGGCTATCCGACTCGCCTGGTCGACAGCCACACCCTGGAAGTCCAGGTCGACAAGGCCGTCGGTATTACCGCGTTGTTCGGTCAGTTGGCCATGCAGAACATCGAAGTGCTGAGCCTGCGCAACAAAACCAATCGCCTTGAGGAGTTGTTCGTGTCTCTGGTGGAGAAAAATCTGGCGAAGGTGGCCGTATGA
- a CDS encoding MotA/TolQ/ExbB proton channel family protein, which produces MWELVKSGGWMMLPIILSSIAAMAIVAERLWTLRASRVTPEHLLGQVWVWIKDKQLNKEKLKELRANSPLGEILAAGLANSKHGREIMKECIEEAAARVIHELERYINALGTIAAMAPLLGLLGTVLGMIDIFSSFMSTGMTTNAAVLAGGISKALITTASGLIVGIPSVFFHRFLQRRIDELVVGMEQEAIKLVEVVQGDRDVDLAEGKA; this is translated from the coding sequence GTGTGGGAATTGGTCAAATCCGGCGGCTGGATGATGCTGCCGATCATTCTGAGTTCCATCGCGGCAATGGCGATCGTTGCCGAGCGTCTCTGGACCTTGCGGGCCAGCCGTGTGACCCCGGAGCATTTGCTCGGGCAGGTCTGGGTCTGGATCAAGGACAAGCAACTCAACAAGGAAAAACTCAAGGAACTGCGCGCCAACTCACCGTTGGGCGAGATCCTCGCCGCGGGCCTGGCCAACTCCAAGCATGGTCGCGAGATCATGAAAGAGTGCATCGAAGAGGCCGCCGCCCGGGTGATCCACGAGCTGGAACGCTACATCAACGCGCTGGGCACCATCGCCGCCATGGCGCCGTTGCTCGGCCTGCTCGGCACGGTGTTGGGCATGATCGATATCTTCAGTTCGTTCATGAGCACCGGCATGACCACCAACGCAGCGGTGCTGGCCGGCGGTATTTCCAAAGCCTTGATCACCACGGCTTCAGGCCTGATCGTCGGTATCCCGTCGGTGTTCTTCCACCGGTTCCTGCAACGGCGCATCGATGAACTCGTCGTGGGCATGGAGCAGGAAGCCATCAAGCTGGTTGAAGTGGTGCAGGGCGACCGTGACGTCGATCTGGCTGAGGGCAAAGCGTGA
- a CDS encoding transglutaminase family protein — translation MHEYLSPGRFIDSDHPAVVEFAERHRGNSRDPVEQAVSLYYAVREAVRYNPYTFSRDPATLRGSYALATGESYCVPKATLLAGCARHCGIAARIGLADVRNHLSTPRLIELLKSDVFAMHGYTELYLQGRWVKATPAFNQKLCELFDVPALEFDGINDSVFHPFNRQGLQSMEYLVDHGQFADVPEAFFFEYLEKLYPHLFGEQSPALLGDMQSDLSRG, via the coding sequence ATGCACGAGTACCTGAGCCCCGGCCGCTTCATCGATAGTGACCACCCAGCGGTGGTGGAGTTCGCTGAACGGCACCGCGGCAACAGCCGTGATCCGGTCGAGCAGGCGGTGAGCCTGTATTACGCCGTGCGTGAAGCGGTGCGCTACAACCCCTACACCTTCAGCCGTGATCCCGCGACCTTGCGTGGCAGTTATGCGCTGGCCACCGGTGAGAGCTACTGCGTACCCAAAGCCACCTTGCTGGCCGGTTGCGCGCGGCACTGCGGGATCGCCGCGCGGATCGGTCTTGCGGATGTGCGCAATCACCTGTCGACCCCGCGCTTGATCGAGTTGCTCAAGAGTGACGTGTTCGCCATGCACGGTTACACCGAGTTGTATTTGCAGGGGCGTTGGGTCAAGGCCACACCGGCGTTCAACCAGAAGCTCTGTGAGCTGTTCGATGTACCGGCGCTGGAGTTCGACGGGATCAATGACAGCGTCTTCCACCCGTTCAATCGCCAGGGGCTGCAGTCGATGGAGTACCTGGTCGACCATGGCCAGTTCGCCGACGTGCCCGAAGCGTTCTTCTTCGAGTACCTGGAAAAACTCTACCCGCATTTGTTCGGTGAGCAGTCGCCAGCCCTGTTGGGCGACATGCAGAGCGATTTGAGTCGCGGCTGA
- a CDS encoding glutathione S-transferase family protein, with protein MLKIWGRKNSSNVRKALWCAEELGLTYETQDAGGAFGVVDTPEYRAMNPNGRIPVIEDDGFVLWESNAIVRYLAARHAAGSNWFPADVQARASAEKWMDWTTSSFAEPFRQVFWGVLRTPADQQDWVAINAAQKTCEQLLSMVDQALAQKPYLSGDEIGAGDIPLGSFIYAWFEMPIERAPMPHLQAWYARLKQRPAYQKAVMTALT; from the coding sequence ATGCTGAAGATCTGGGGTCGGAAAAATTCGTCGAATGTCAGAAAGGCACTGTGGTGCGCCGAAGAGCTCGGGCTGACCTACGAAACGCAGGATGCGGGCGGGGCTTTTGGTGTGGTCGACACACCGGAATATCGCGCGATGAACCCCAATGGCCGCATTCCGGTGATTGAAGACGACGGTTTTGTGCTGTGGGAATCCAACGCCATCGTGCGTTACCTGGCTGCCCGTCACGCAGCGGGTTCGAACTGGTTCCCGGCCGATGTGCAGGCCCGGGCGAGCGCGGAAAAGTGGATGGACTGGACCACTTCGTCGTTTGCCGAACCTTTCCGCCAGGTGTTCTGGGGCGTATTGCGCACCCCGGCCGATCAGCAGGATTGGGTGGCGATCAACGCGGCGCAGAAAACCTGTGAGCAATTGCTGTCGATGGTCGACCAGGCATTGGCGCAGAAGCCGTATTTGTCCGGCGACGAGATCGGCGCGGGCGATATTCCGTTGGGCAGCTTTATCTATGCCTGGTTCGAGATGCCCATCGAGCGAGCGCCAATGCCTCATCTGCAAGCCTGGTATGCGCGACTGAAGCAACGTCCGGCTTATCAAAAAGCTGTCATGACCGCGTTGACTTAA
- a CDS encoding LysR family transcriptional regulator, producing MSINLPLPLLGEMAIFVKVVETGSFSEAARQLGSSPSAVSRSISRLEKALATRLLQRTTRKLRLSDGGEEVFKRCQEMVSAARSVMEISGQFTHEAEGLVRVSVPKAVGRFVIHPHMPEFLRRYPKVDVELLLEDRQIDLIDDHVDLAIRITDRPPAGLVGRQLLTIDHLLCATPQYLAEHGTPTHPHDLLNHSCIYLGETPSDARWKFKKGTKAVTVGVRGRYAANHTGVRLEAVLQHIGIGSLPYFTARHALEQGLIVQVLPDWTFLASYHGGAWLLHSPTRYLPPKLRVFIDYLVECLEKEPTLGKPGKLSGPGKVAAAYELPESDGLV from the coding sequence GTGAGCATAAATCTACCGCTGCCGTTGCTGGGTGAAATGGCGATTTTCGTCAAGGTTGTCGAGACCGGTAGCTTCTCGGAAGCTGCTCGACAGCTGGGCTCGTCGCCTTCGGCAGTGAGTCGCAGCATCTCGCGCCTGGAGAAGGCGCTGGCCACGCGGTTGTTGCAGCGGACCACACGCAAGTTGCGTTTGAGCGACGGTGGCGAAGAGGTGTTCAAGCGCTGTCAGGAAATGGTCAGCGCCGCTCGGTCAGTGATGGAGATCAGTGGCCAGTTCACCCATGAAGCTGAAGGGCTGGTGCGGGTCAGCGTACCGAAGGCGGTGGGGCGATTCGTGATCCATCCGCATATGCCGGAATTTCTGCGTCGTTATCCCAAAGTCGATGTAGAGCTGCTGCTTGAGGATCGTCAGATCGATTTGATCGACGATCATGTTGACCTGGCGATCCGCATTACGGATCGCCCACCGGCCGGCCTGGTCGGCCGGCAATTATTGACCATCGATCATTTACTCTGCGCGACCCCGCAATACCTGGCGGAACACGGAACCCCGACTCATCCCCATGACTTGCTCAATCACAGCTGTATCTATCTGGGCGAAACACCGAGCGATGCACGCTGGAAGTTCAAGAAAGGTACCAAAGCAGTGACCGTCGGTGTCCGTGGCCGGTACGCCGCTAATCACACTGGCGTGCGGCTGGAGGCAGTTCTGCAGCATATCGGCATTGGCAGCTTGCCGTACTTCACGGCGCGTCATGCGCTTGAACAAGGGTTGATTGTGCAAGTCCTGCCGGACTGGACCTTTCTGGCGTCCTATCATGGCGGCGCCTGGTTGCTACATTCACCGACGCGCTATTTGCCGCCCAAACTTCGAGTGTTTATCGATTACCTGGTGGAGTGTCTGGAGAAAGAGCCGACGCTGGGCAAACCGGGAAAATTGAGTGGTCCGGGCAAGGTCGCGGCGGCGTATGAGTTGCCGGAGAGCGATGGATTAGTCTGA
- a CDS encoding DUF6124 family protein encodes MFKPTPNPPETDPVSPYASLDSKELHSAAHRALDHYLVLPETKQLLADRRPGCIFVIAPDIDSETLLAHACETLASVNVMASDLAFELEGPKRNTALAIQQMISLAELAVNRALDHLDPPDSPQ; translated from the coding sequence ATGTTCAAACCAACTCCAAATCCGCCCGAAACCGATCCGGTTTCTCCCTACGCCTCCCTCGATTCAAAAGAACTCCACTCCGCCGCGCACCGTGCGCTCGATCATTACCTGGTGCTACCCGAGACCAAGCAGTTGTTAGCCGACCGACGCCCCGGCTGCATTTTTGTCATCGCCCCCGACATCGACAGCGAAACCCTGCTGGCCCACGCCTGCGAGACCCTCGCCTCGGTCAATGTCATGGCCAGCGATCTGGCGTTTGAACTTGAAGGCCCCAAACGCAATACCGCACTGGCGATTCAACAGATGATTTCTCTGGCCGAGTTGGCGGTGAATCGGGCGCTGGATCACCTCGATCCACCGGACTCACCGCAGTAG
- a CDS encoding DNA internalization-related competence protein ComEC/Rec2, whose product MRTGMLALALGLLALRFLPVLPPVWLLLLLPVLALMLLPFRTYPLAFFLFGFSWACASAHWALADRLAPDLDGQTRWVEGRVVGLPQNAQGVVRFELADSESRRTRLPGLMRLAWYDGPTVNSGERWRLAVKLKRPTGLLNPQGFDYDAWLLAQRIGATGSVKDGQLLRPAQGAWRDAVRQRLLAVDAQGREGALAALVLGDGSGLSSEDWRALQDTGTVHLLVISGQHIGLLAGMVYLLIAGLARYGLWPQRLPWLPWACGMAFAAALGYGLLAGFEVPVRRACVMIGLVLLWRLRFRHLGAWWPLLLALNTVLLLEPLASLQAGFWLSFAAVAVLIFTFGGRLGAWRWWQTWTRAQWLIAIGLCPLLLILGLPISLSGPLTNLLAVPWISLVVLPPALLGTLLLPLPYIGEGLLWLAGGLLDVLFNGLALVAGRIPAWVAPVIPLWVWGISASGAFLLLLPKGLPMRLLGWPMLLLMVLPPLRSVPDGMAEIWQLDVGQGLAIVVRTRHHTLLYDAGPRFGDFDLGERVVLPSLRKLGVRKLEVMLISHADADHAGGARSVARGLPVAQVLSGDPEALPAELYAQACESGQRWEWDGVGFTLWQWSGASESNQKSCVLQIEANGERLLLTGDIDAWAEQALLESPLAVATDWLQAPHHGSRSSSSMAFLTALAPKAVLISRGHDNSFGHPHPQVLARYRKLGMQVYDSAEQGALRLRLGAFEAPESLRQQPRFWRAPPLVSQ is encoded by the coding sequence ATGCGCACAGGGATGTTGGCGCTCGCGTTGGGTCTGTTGGCCTTGCGTTTTTTACCGGTGTTGCCACCGGTCTGGTTACTGCTGTTGCTGCCCGTACTGGCATTGATGCTGTTGCCATTTCGCACGTACCCACTGGCGTTTTTTCTGTTCGGTTTCAGCTGGGCGTGTGCCAGTGCGCACTGGGCCTTGGCGGATCGTTTGGCGCCGGACCTCGACGGGCAAACCCGCTGGGTCGAAGGACGAGTCGTCGGCTTGCCGCAGAACGCGCAAGGCGTGGTGCGTTTCGAGTTGGCCGATAGCGAATCGCGGCGCACACGCTTGCCGGGTTTAATGCGATTGGCCTGGTACGACGGTCCGACGGTCAACAGCGGCGAGCGCTGGCGACTGGCGGTGAAATTGAAGCGCCCCACAGGCCTGCTCAATCCGCAGGGCTTTGATTACGACGCTTGGCTGTTGGCACAACGCATCGGCGCGACGGGAAGCGTCAAGGACGGGCAGTTGCTCCGGCCTGCACAAGGGGCTTGGCGTGATGCTGTTCGCCAGCGTTTGCTGGCGGTCGATGCACAAGGGCGAGAGGGGGCGTTGGCGGCGCTGGTGCTGGGCGACGGCTCTGGGTTGAGCAGCGAAGACTGGCGCGCGTTGCAAGACACCGGCACCGTGCATTTGCTGGTGATCTCCGGGCAGCACATCGGTTTGCTGGCCGGAATGGTTTATCTGCTGATTGCCGGATTGGCGCGTTATGGATTGTGGCCGCAGAGATTGCCTTGGCTGCCGTGGGCCTGCGGCATGGCATTCGCGGCGGCGCTCGGTTACGGGTTGCTCGCCGGTTTCGAGGTGCCGGTGCGCCGGGCCTGCGTGATGATCGGTCTGGTGCTGTTATGGCGCCTGCGGTTTCGTCATCTGGGGGCCTGGTGGCCTTTGCTGCTGGCGTTGAATACGGTGTTGTTGCTTGAGCCGTTGGCCAGTTTGCAGGCGGGGTTCTGGTTGTCATTTGCAGCGGTGGCGGTGCTGATTTTTACCTTCGGCGGCCGTTTGGGCGCCTGGCGCTGGTGGCAAACCTGGACGCGGGCGCAATGGCTGATCGCGATTGGCTTGTGTCCGTTGCTGCTGATACTCGGTTTGCCCATCAGTCTCAGTGGCCCGTTGACCAATCTGCTGGCCGTGCCGTGGATCAGCCTGGTGGTGTTGCCCCCGGCTTTGCTCGGGACGTTGCTGTTGCCGCTGCCTTATATCGGCGAGGGGCTGTTGTGGCTGGCCGGCGGCTTGCTTGACGTGCTGTTCAACGGTCTGGCATTGGTGGCCGGGCGGATACCGGCATGGGTTGCCCCGGTGATTCCCCTTTGGGTCTGGGGGATAAGTGCTTCGGGCGCTTTTCTGCTGTTGTTACCCAAAGGCCTGCCCATGCGGTTGTTGGGCTGGCCGATGCTGCTGTTGATGGTGCTCCCGCCACTCAGATCCGTACCTGACGGCATGGCTGAAATCTGGCAACTGGACGTCGGCCAGGGCTTGGCCATTGTGGTCCGCACGCGTCATCACACGTTGCTCTACGATGCTGGTCCGCGTTTCGGTGATTTCGATCTGGGCGAGCGGGTGGTGTTGCCGTCGTTGCGCAAGCTCGGTGTGCGCAAGCTGGAGGTGATGTTGATCAGTCATGCCGATGCCGATCACGCCGGTGGCGCGCGCTCGGTCGCACGCGGATTGCCGGTGGCGCAGGTGCTCAGCGGTGATCCCGAAGCCCTGCCGGCCGAGTTGTACGCGCAGGCCTGCGAGAGCGGTCAGCGCTGGGAGTGGGACGGTGTGGGTTTTACGCTCTGGCAATGGTCCGGGGCGAGTGAGAGCAACCAGAAGTCCTGCGTCCTGCAGATCGAAGCCAACGGCGAGCGTCTGTTGTTGACTGGCGACATCGACGCCTGGGCCGAGCAGGCGTTGCTGGAAAGTCCGCTGGCGGTCGCGACCGACTGGCTACAAGCGCCGCATCACGGCAGTCGCAGCTCATCGTCGATGGCCTTTCTCACCGCGTTGGCACCCAAGGCTGTGTTGATTTCTCGTGGGCACGACAATTCGTTCGGTCATCCGCATCCGCAAGTGCTGGCGCGTTATCGCAAGCTGGGTATGCAGGTTTATGACAGCGCCGAGCAGGGCGCCTTGCGTTTGCGTCTGGGGGCGTTCGAGGCGCCCGAGTCACTGCGCCAGCAACCACGTTTCTGGCGTGCACCGCCGTTGGTCAGCCAATAA
- a CDS encoding DUF2062 domain-containing protein, protein MPRRLFKRYMPDPTSIREHKSLRFLGTLLHDPNLWHLNRHSVARAMAIGVFAAFLPIPLQMLVAAMLAIWLRGNIPIAVSLVWLTNPITMPVVFYCTYQTGAWLMDVPARSLPDELTWEWISGELSTLWQPFLLGSVVTGLVLGALAYCLTMTYWRWWVGRQWTRRRQSRM, encoded by the coding sequence ATGCCCCGGCGCTTATTCAAACGTTACATGCCAGACCCGACCAGCATCCGGGAACACAAATCCTTACGCTTTCTCGGCACGCTGCTGCACGACCCGAACCTCTGGCACCTCAATCGGCATTCGGTTGCGCGCGCCATGGCCATTGGCGTGTTCGCCGCATTTCTACCGATTCCGTTGCAAATGCTGGTGGCGGCAATGCTCGCCATTTGGCTGCGCGGCAATATTCCGATCGCCGTGAGTCTGGTCTGGCTGACCAACCCGATCACCATGCCCGTGGTGTTTTACTGCACCTATCAGACCGGCGCCTGGCTGATGGATGTCCCCGCCCGCAGCCTGCCGGATGAGCTGACCTGGGAATGGATCAGCGGTGAGCTGTCGACTCTTTGGCAACCGTTTCTACTGGGCTCGGTGGTGACTGGCCTGGTGCTCGGCGCGTTGGCCTACTGCCTGACCATGACCTACTGGCGCTGGTGGGTCGGTCGGCAATGGACGCGGCGCAGGCAGAGTCGGATGTAG
- a CDS encoding PA2817 family protein has product MLDQILVQLDLLRSILVAVGEAEQVPDESHALFLERFDELRASLPIDPIESQYLGQDIICQVITRYPQIAHLVPRDLLWYFAGDCLHYMPDDEIALYQALEERRYEAEQNDEPFDWNQEKQLLALSNQDSKH; this is encoded by the coding sequence ATGCTCGACCAAATTCTCGTCCAGCTCGACCTCCTGCGCAGTATCCTGGTCGCTGTCGGTGAAGCCGAGCAGGTTCCAGACGAAAGTCATGCCTTGTTCCTGGAACGCTTCGACGAACTGCGTGCGTCGCTGCCAATCGATCCGATCGAAAGCCAATACCTGGGCCAGGACATTATTTGTCAGGTCATCACCCGTTATCCGCAAATTGCCCACCTGGTCCCCCGCGACCTGTTGTGGTATTTCGCCGGCGACTGCCTGCATTACATGCCCGACGATGAAATCGCCCTGTATCAGGCACTGGAAGAACGTCGTTACGAAGCCGAACAGAACGACGAACCGTTCGACTGGAATCAGGAAAAACAACTGCTGGCCCTGTCGAACCAGGACAGCAAGCACTGA